A window from Sphingobacterium hotanense encodes these proteins:
- a CDS encoding histone H1 encodes MENYTKLKELVASIEADAEKFFNNGNSAAGTRVRKGLQDIKTLAQDIRNEITAKKNDGKK; translated from the coding sequence ATGGAAAACTACACTAAATTAAAAGAGCTAGTAGCTTCAATCGAAGCTGATGCAGAAAAATTCTTCAACAACGGAAATTCAGCAGCAGGAACTCGCGTTCGTAAAGGCTTACAAGACATCAAAACTTTAGCACAAGATATCCGTAACGAGATCACTGCTAAGAAAAACGACGGTAAAAAATAA
- a CDS encoding GLPGLI family protein translates to MKMKLYIAILFLFVLGFQQANAQYAFFPEQGVITYDKTVHVKNMLRRQISMMKETDFQRKFFEDMLTKVPETAVLQRKLTFSGSESILEPLAKDQPAMVAQLLRFGFLDYGTKIYQNLATKQTSMTLEVGGSPIAISDSLTNVKWKITNEYRNIAGYDCRRANGVTLDSVYVVAFYTDQIPLASSPSTLHGLPGMILGLVVPEQNFNIYASKVEMTGTTVTDNLIKKKASAFTREQTRNKMREILGQWLSEKQFGLFFAAMML, encoded by the coding sequence ATGAAAATGAAACTATATATTGCCATACTATTTCTGTTTGTCTTAGGCTTTCAACAAGCAAATGCACAATATGCCTTCTTCCCAGAACAAGGCGTTATTACTTACGATAAGACAGTACACGTGAAGAATATGCTGAGACGACAAATCAGCATGATGAAGGAGACTGATTTCCAAAGGAAGTTTTTCGAAGATATGTTAACAAAGGTGCCGGAAACAGCGGTATTACAACGGAAACTTACTTTTTCTGGAAGTGAATCCATCTTGGAACCCCTAGCCAAGGACCAACCTGCTATGGTTGCACAGCTGTTGCGTTTCGGATTCTTAGACTATGGAACAAAAATCTATCAGAACCTCGCTACCAAGCAGACTTCTATGACCTTAGAAGTTGGGGGCTCGCCAATAGCGATTTCAGACTCCCTAACGAACGTTAAATGGAAGATCACTAATGAGTATCGCAATATCGCAGGATACGATTGTAGACGCGCAAATGGCGTTACATTAGACTCAGTGTATGTCGTTGCATTCTACACCGACCAAATTCCATTAGCCAGTAGCCCCAGCACGCTGCACGGCCTACCTGGAATGATACTAGGACTCGTTGTACCCGAGCAGAATTTCAATATCTATGCCTCCAAAGTCGAAATGACCGGAACAACAGTTACAGATAACCTAATCAAGAAAAAAGCTTCTGCTTTCACAAGAGAACAGACACGCAACAAAATGCGGGAGATCCTTGGGCAATGGCTATCAGAAAAGCAATTTGGGCTGTTCTTTGCGGCTATGATGCTTTAG
- a CDS encoding outer membrane beta-barrel protein, with translation MKLLTTVLLSLVLGFISLQTSAQSKISGSIVDESDKTKLANATVMLLQAKDSILVDFTRVNADGKFAINNPDNQDYLLIISYPKFGDYFQTIKKGAGNVALGEIELQSAANLIEEVLITGKIPVVIKGDTTEYDASSFVTEKNAKVEDLLKVLPGISVDASGKITAQGKTVEKVLVDGEEFFGDDPTLVTRNIRSDMVDKVQVYEKKSEQAERTGVDDGTRIQTINVKLKEDAKNGSFGKAELAGGLGNDKEYYMGKLAYNKFKGSFKLGAYLMGSTDGKFSLSWQEQEKFNMSDTESGMTGDGGFFMVRNSDEFSNWDGKGHPKAISLGASVMDAWKDKKHKLNASYKFARIENDVYENTLRQNATNEGVINTEENKNIGSDANKHRVNAKYDLAIDSLSTLTFKVSADRTHADRATNVDASTWRDGTLASDNTSNQQEMSNITNVTYNAFYTKKFKKEGRSISLTFAGSNAENNNELQVKSELNNRITAARDTVDQFKDGNSKTDNLSTSIVYSEPLSKRWRSSIGYDFSQSKAHSVLSSFNKSASGEYNDFDREFSNDFNFNTRTNSANLTFGYKSDKIDFNVTNTLRHDDMNMFNNLDTVDLKRDYLTFTPNARLRYSFTKTKALGLGYRRYTQLPSLTQIQPLRQNTDQLNQTIGNENLKPSINNSFSLDGGSYEMMKGRYFYLGTNVTQTKRAIQMNETVFPDGSRILMYDNADKDAYSAFAYAGSGFNVIAKHQIKADINLGANYSSSYNLIRDVPRQNYEDIPYDENKSTTYDYNIRFGLEKNTTKGVDFEVGARPGWRVMRSTFTPDRNSEGFTLIGDARVRAYLPAKFQLYADLAYTYEAPTKTYAEKFERAIFTPGVSKKFLKGENLVVDFYVNDILNQNKGFSRRQTVNSFTQETFNTISRYFMLKVSWDFTSMKGAE, from the coding sequence ATGAAATTACTAACCACTGTCTTGCTAAGCCTTGTCCTCGGTTTTATTTCGCTACAGACTTCTGCCCAGAGTAAAATCTCAGGTTCTATTGTCGATGAGTCTGATAAGACTAAGCTAGCCAACGCCACAGTCATGCTTCTTCAAGCTAAAGACTCTATCCTCGTTGATTTTACACGTGTAAATGCTGATGGAAAGTTCGCCATCAACAATCCGGATAATCAGGATTACTTGTTGATTATTAGCTATCCAAAGTTTGGAGATTACTTCCAAACGATAAAAAAAGGAGCTGGGAATGTCGCATTAGGAGAGATTGAGCTGCAAAGTGCTGCCAATCTAATTGAAGAAGTCTTGATTACAGGGAAAATACCGGTGGTGATAAAAGGGGATACAACAGAATATGATGCCTCGAGCTTTGTGACGGAGAAGAATGCGAAGGTAGAAGACTTGCTGAAAGTGCTACCGGGTATCTCTGTCGATGCCTCAGGTAAGATTACTGCGCAAGGAAAGACCGTAGAGAAGGTCTTGGTCGATGGTGAGGAGTTCTTTGGCGATGACCCGACTTTGGTGACACGAAATATCCGTTCGGATATGGTGGATAAAGTTCAAGTTTACGAGAAGAAGTCGGAACAGGCGGAACGAACGGGAGTAGATGATGGAACCCGCATACAGACCATCAACGTGAAGTTGAAGGAAGATGCGAAGAACGGCTCTTTTGGTAAGGCGGAACTTGCGGGAGGATTAGGAAACGATAAGGAATATTACATGGGCAAGTTAGCCTACAATAAATTCAAAGGGAGTTTTAAATTAGGAGCTTATTTAATGGGCTCTACGGATGGGAAGTTTAGCCTCAGTTGGCAGGAGCAGGAGAAATTCAACATGTCGGATACGGAATCTGGAATGACAGGTGATGGTGGATTTTTTATGGTACGCAATAGCGACGAGTTTTCGAACTGGGACGGCAAGGGTCATCCAAAAGCGATTTCTCTAGGAGCTTCAGTGATGGATGCTTGGAAGGATAAGAAACATAAACTGAATGCGAGCTACAAGTTTGCTAGGATCGAAAATGATGTGTATGAAAATACTTTGCGTCAAAATGCGACCAATGAGGGGGTCATCAATACCGAGGAAAACAAGAATATCGGTTCGGATGCAAATAAACATCGTGTGAATGCGAAGTATGACCTAGCAATCGACTCCCTTTCCACGTTAACTTTTAAAGTATCGGCTGATCGTACGCATGCGGATCGCGCAACGAATGTGGATGCAAGTACCTGGAGAGATGGCACGCTTGCCTCTGACAATACGAGTAATCAGCAGGAAATGTCTAACATAACTAATGTGACCTACAATGCTTTCTATACGAAGAAATTCAAGAAGGAAGGTCGGTCAATTTCCTTAACTTTTGCAGGTAGCAATGCGGAAAACAACAACGAATTGCAGGTGAAATCGGAACTGAATAACCGTATTACCGCAGCACGCGACACCGTAGACCAATTTAAGGATGGCAATTCGAAGACTGACAATCTAAGCACGTCGATCGTTTACTCAGAGCCGCTTTCAAAACGTTGGAGATCATCGATTGGTTATGACTTTAGCCAGTCTAAAGCGCATTCTGTATTGAGTTCCTTCAACAAGAGTGCTTCCGGAGAATACAACGACTTCGATCGGGAGTTCAGTAATGATTTCAACTTCAACACAAGGACGAATTCAGCAAACCTGACTTTCGGATACAAGTCGGATAAAATAGATTTCAACGTGACGAATACCCTTCGTCATGATGATATGAATATGTTCAATAACTTGGATACTGTCGACCTGAAGCGTGATTATTTGACATTTACGCCGAATGCGCGCTTACGTTATTCTTTCACGAAGACTAAAGCATTGGGATTGGGCTATAGACGCTACACTCAACTGCCTTCTTTAACGCAGATTCAGCCATTGCGCCAGAATACGGATCAATTGAATCAAACCATTGGTAATGAAAATCTGAAGCCTTCTATCAACAACTCGTTTTCATTAGATGGCGGATCATACGAAATGATGAAGGGTAGATACTTTTATCTAGGAACGAATGTTACGCAGACAAAAAGAGCGATACAGATGAATGAGACGGTTTTTCCTGATGGGTCTAGAATCCTGATGTATGATAATGCCGATAAAGATGCCTACTCGGCTTTTGCGTATGCTGGAAGCGGATTCAACGTGATTGCCAAGCATCAGATTAAAGCTGACATTAACTTAGGAGCGAACTATAGCAGCTCCTACAATTTGATTAGAGATGTTCCGCGTCAAAACTATGAGGACATCCCTTACGACGAAAACAAATCAACGACCTATGATTATAATATCCGTTTTGGATTAGAAAAGAATACCACGAAGGGCGTTGACTTTGAAGTGGGTGCAAGACCAGGATGGCGTGTCATGAGATCTACATTTACACCGGATCGCAACTCCGAAGGCTTCACTTTAATCGGGGATGCTAGAGTAAGAGCGTACCTGCCGGCAAAATTCCAATTGTATGCTGATTTAGCTTACACATACGAGGCGCCAACTAAAACCTACGCTGAGAAATTCGAACGCGCCATCTTTACGCCAGGCGTGAGCAAGAAATTCTTAAAAGGGGAGAACTTGGTGGTAGACTTCTATGTCAACGACATCTTGAATCAAAACAAAGGATTTAGCCGTAGACAAACGGTAAACTCTTTTACCCAAGAAACGTTTAACACTATTTCCAGATATTTTATGCTAAAAGTTAGCTGGGATTTTACATCAATGAAAGGAGCTGAATAA
- a CDS encoding dipeptidase: MQKIKDYVEANKDRFLDELFELLRFPSVSADPQFKEGVLNTAEFVAQKLKDAGADNVEVCPTAGYPIVYGEKIFDPSLPTVLVYGHYDVQPADPLELWDTPPFEPTVRDGKIYARGAADDKGQFYMHVKAFEYMVKNNELACNIKFMIEGEEEVGSANLGIFVRENKERLKADVIVISDTSMISLETPSLETGLRGLSYVEVEVTGPNRDLHSGVYGGAVANPATILAKMIASLHDENNHIAIPGFYDDVIELTAEERKALNEAPFDIEEYKTDLGVADVWGEKGYTTIERTGIRPTLEVNGIWGGYIGEGAKTVLPSKAFAKISMRLVPNQNSERITELFKKHFEGIAPDYIKIEVKPHHGGEPVVTPTDSIAYKAAEKALEETFNKKPVPTRGGGSIPIVALFEQELGIKTVLLGFGLDSDNLHSPNEKYGIENYLKGIETIPLFHKYYAELSK, translated from the coding sequence ATGCAAAAAATCAAAGACTATGTAGAAGCGAATAAGGATCGCTTCTTGGACGAATTATTTGAATTATTGCGCTTTCCCTCTGTAAGTGCAGATCCACAATTTAAAGAAGGTGTCTTAAACACTGCAGAGTTTGTCGCTCAAAAATTAAAAGATGCTGGCGCGGATAATGTTGAAGTCTGCCCGACTGCTGGCTACCCAATTGTATATGGAGAGAAGATCTTCGATCCATCTTTACCAACTGTATTAGTTTATGGTCACTACGATGTGCAGCCTGCAGATCCATTGGAATTGTGGGATACCCCTCCATTCGAACCTACCGTTCGCGATGGTAAAATCTATGCACGTGGTGCCGCTGATGATAAAGGCCAATTCTATATGCATGTTAAGGCATTTGAATATATGGTTAAAAACAATGAGCTAGCTTGTAACATCAAATTCATGATCGAAGGCGAAGAAGAAGTAGGTTCAGCTAACTTAGGAATCTTTGTTCGCGAGAACAAAGAGCGCTTGAAAGCAGATGTAATCGTTATTTCCGATACTTCAATGATCAGCTTAGAGACTCCTTCATTAGAAACAGGCTTACGTGGTCTTTCTTATGTTGAAGTAGAAGTTACAGGTCCTAACCGCGATCTGCACTCAGGAGTTTATGGTGGTGCTGTAGCAAACCCTGCTACCATCCTAGCGAAGATGATTGCTTCATTGCACGATGAGAACAACCATATCGCTATCCCAGGATTCTACGATGACGTTATTGAATTAACTGCAGAAGAACGCAAAGCGTTGAACGAAGCACCTTTCGATATCGAAGAATACAAAACGGACTTAGGCGTTGCAGATGTTTGGGGAGAAAAAGGATATACGACAATTGAACGTACGGGTATTCGCCCAACATTAGAAGTAAATGGTATTTGGGGTGGATATATCGGTGAAGGTGCGAAGACTGTATTACCTTCTAAAGCATTTGCTAAGATATCCATGCGTTTAGTTCCTAACCAAAACTCAGAACGCATTACAGAATTATTCAAGAAGCACTTCGAAGGTATTGCTCCTGATTATATTAAAATCGAAGTTAAACCTCATCATGGTGGCGAGCCTGTAGTAACTCCTACAGACAGTATCGCTTACAAAGCTGCTGAGAAAGCTTTAGAAGAAACCTTCAACAAGAAACCAGTACCTACACGCGGCGGTGGTTCTATTCCAATCGTTGCTTTATTCGAACAAGAATTAGGAATCAAAACGGTATTGTTAGGTTTTGGATTGGACAGTGATAACTTACACTCTCCAAATGAAAAATATGGCATTGAAAACTACCTGAAGGGTATAGAGACAATTCCACTTTTCCATAAATATTACGCTGAATTAAGCAAATAA
- a CDS encoding lysophospholipid acyltransferase family protein — translation MLLLLRKIHRLLYFFAVLFFFILSYPLLFLLSRNPIKNYAAIVWFRKWISILSVHLVGIRFKIHYEEPIDWSQPYILCPNHTSILDITALTYLCPQQFSFMGKIELLKNPVTRIFFKSIDIPVKRESKISSFKAFKRGLELLGLGKSLVIFPEGAIEDEYPPKLHKFKAGAFKMAQENRTAILPVIIHNAWKVMWDDGREFGSAPGVIHISVLKPIQYAETENAKTNTVENEVYEKMNKFWLENLAKY, via the coding sequence ATGTTATTATTATTAAGAAAAATACACAGGCTTCTTTATTTCTTTGCTGTATTATTCTTTTTTATCCTTTCTTATCCCCTTCTTTTTTTACTTTCTAGGAATCCGATTAAGAACTATGCTGCTATCGTTTGGTTTCGCAAGTGGATTTCTATTCTTAGTGTTCATTTGGTTGGTATTCGCTTTAAAATACATTACGAGGAGCCTATCGATTGGTCTCAGCCCTATATTCTTTGTCCCAACCATACCTCTATTTTAGATATCACAGCGCTCACCTACCTTTGTCCACAGCAGTTCTCCTTTATGGGTAAAATAGAACTGTTAAAGAACCCTGTAACACGTATTTTCTTTAAGTCGATCGATATACCGGTGAAACGTGAGAGCAAGATATCCTCATTCAAAGCTTTTAAGCGTGGTTTGGAACTGCTGGGATTAGGCAAATCTCTGGTGATATTTCCGGAAGGTGCTATTGAAGATGAATATCCACCCAAACTTCACAAATTTAAAGCAGGCGCCTTTAAAATGGCGCAGGAGAATCGAACTGCAATTCTTCCTGTGATTATCCACAATGCGTGGAAGGTTATGTGGGATGATGGCCGAGAATTCGGATCTGCTCCCGGTGTTATTCACATCTCTGTGCTAAAGCCCATTCAGTATGCTGAAACTGAAAACGCAAAAACTAACACGGTGGAGAACGAGGTTTATGAAAAAATGAATAAATTCTGGTTAGAAAATCTCGCCAAATATTAA
- a CDS encoding DUF2795 domain-containing protein, with protein MYWTLELASHLEDAPWPATKDELIDYAIRSGAPVEVIENLQALEDDGEPYENIEEIWPDYPTKDDFFFNEDEY; from the coding sequence ATGTATTGGACACTTGAATTAGCTTCGCATTTAGAAGACGCTCCATGGCCAGCGACAAAAGATGAATTAATTGACTACGCTATTCGTTCAGGAGCACCTGTTGAAGTAATTGAAAACCTTCAAGCTTTAGAAGACGACGGTGAACCTTACGAGAACATCGAGGAGATTTGGCCAGATTATCCGACTAAAGATGACTTCTTTTTCAACGAAGACGAATATTAA
- the trpD gene encoding anthranilate phosphoribosyltransferase gives MKEILAHLFEYKSFTRKEAYDILTNIATGKYDSHQIAAFMTIYGMRSIRVEELGGFRDAMYDLCNKVEFKGYDLIDMCGTGGDGKNTFNISTIASFVVAGAGYHVAKHGNVGVSSGCGSSNVMEYLGYQFTNDQNELQAQLERSNICFLHAPLFHPAMKTVAPIRRALSVKTFFNMLGPLTNPANPKFQSVGVFSLELARLYAYLYQGTDKQYSIMHALDGYDEISLTGDFKIITNAGENYYTTEEIGFSPINPADLAGGDTVEDAASIFRKIIEGEGTNEQNNTVLTNAAFGIKTFHPEKSFGDCYYEAESSLLGLKALNSFNKLING, from the coding sequence ATGAAAGAGATACTAGCACATTTATTTGAATACAAGTCGTTTACAAGAAAGGAAGCATACGACATCCTTACGAACATTGCTACCGGCAAATACGATAGCCACCAGATTGCAGCCTTTATGACGATCTACGGCATGCGGAGCATCCGCGTGGAAGAACTGGGCGGATTTCGCGATGCCATGTACGATCTGTGCAATAAGGTCGAGTTTAAAGGATACGATTTGATCGATATGTGTGGCACCGGCGGTGATGGCAAAAACACATTCAATATATCAACGATAGCATCCTTCGTTGTGGCTGGTGCCGGGTACCATGTTGCTAAACATGGAAACGTGGGGGTATCTTCTGGATGCGGTTCTTCTAATGTGATGGAATATCTGGGGTATCAGTTCACTAATGATCAGAACGAATTACAAGCGCAGTTGGAACGATCAAACATCTGCTTTCTTCATGCTCCGCTCTTCCATCCGGCAATGAAAACTGTAGCTCCCATCCGCAGAGCATTATCGGTGAAGACTTTCTTTAATATGCTCGGCCCACTGACCAATCCTGCCAATCCGAAATTCCAATCGGTAGGCGTTTTCAGCTTAGAGCTAGCCCGCTTATACGCCTACCTGTACCAAGGGACAGACAAGCAATACAGCATCATGCATGCTTTAGATGGTTATGATGAAATATCGTTGACCGGAGATTTCAAGATCATTACCAACGCCGGCGAGAACTATTATACGACCGAAGAAATCGGCTTTAGCCCAATCAATCCCGCTGATCTTGCGGGTGGAGATACGGTAGAGGACGCTGCGAGCATATTCAGAAAAATAATTGAAGGCGAAGGAACCAACGAACAGAATAATACCGTATTGACAAACGCGGCTTTCGGAATCAAAACCTTCCATCCGGAAAAGAGCTTTGGCGATTGTTATTACGAAGCGGAGTCTTCCTTGTTGGGATTAAAAGCATTAAACAGTTTTAAT